From the Nonlabens marinus S1-08 genome, one window contains:
- the gap gene encoding type I glyceraldehyde-3-phosphate dehydrogenase, producing the protein MIKVAINGFGRIGRTFLRTALTQADIQVVAINDLAPLEVMSHLLKYDSVHGVLKNNVSHEDGHLKIDDHLIKFTHESRIENLDWHDVDIVIESTGKFKTKKDLEKHLDAGAKKVILSAPSIDDDIKTVVLGVNDHILNATDQIVSNASCTTNNAAPMIKVLDELCGVKQAYITTVHSYTTDQSLHDQPHKDLRRARAAGQSIVPTTTGAAKALTKIFPHLSDVIGGCGIRVPVPNGSLTDMTINVKQEITVEQVNEAFFAFAKANPSTFSYTTIPLVSIDISGSPYSCIYDSEMTSVIGNMVKIIGWYDNESGYSNRLIDMVIKLDSLNNS; encoded by the coding sequence ATGATTAAAGTAGCTATTAACGGTTTTGGCAGGATAGGAAGAACTTTTTTAAGGACGGCTCTAACGCAGGCTGATATTCAAGTAGTAGCTATCAATGACCTTGCCCCATTAGAAGTGATGTCTCATTTGTTGAAATATGACTCCGTTCATGGTGTCCTTAAAAACAATGTTTCTCACGAGGATGGCCATCTAAAAATTGACGATCATCTTATCAAATTTACCCATGAAAGTAGGATTGAAAATCTAGACTGGCACGACGTGGATATTGTCATTGAATCTACTGGCAAATTCAAGACAAAAAAAGATCTTGAAAAACACCTTGATGCTGGAGCTAAAAAAGTTATTCTAAGCGCGCCTTCAATCGACGATGATATAAAGACCGTGGTCTTGGGAGTCAATGACCATATTCTAAATGCTACAGATCAAATCGTGTCAAATGCCTCATGTACAACGAATAATGCGGCTCCTATGATCAAAGTTCTGGATGAGCTTTGTGGTGTGAAACAAGCTTACATCACCACCGTACATAGCTACACAACAGACCAGAGTCTACACGATCAACCTCACAAAGATCTACGCCGGGCACGTGCTGCAGGACAATCCATTGTACCAACAACCACTGGAGCAGCAAAGGCTCTTACTAAAATTTTTCCTCATTTGAGCGATGTTATAGGAGGCTGCGGTATTCGCGTACCAGTGCCCAATGGAAGTTTGACAGACATGACCATCAATGTGAAGCAGGAAATTACAGTGGAGCAGGTGAATGAAGCTTTTTTCGCTTTCGCGAAAGCGAATCCGTCCACATTTAGTTACACCACGATCCCCCTAGTTTCCATCGATATTTCGGGCAGTCCCTACTCTTGTATTTACGATAGCGAAATGACTTCAGTGATCGGAAATATGGTAAAAATAATAGGCTGGTACGACAATGAAAGTGGGTACTCCAACCGCTTGATTGACATGGTTATAAAGTTAGATTCTTTAAACAATAGTTAA
- a CDS encoding tetratricopeptide repeat-containing hybrid sensor histidine kinase/response regulator, producing MAQQTDRPVSTESQQIAVDAILDRANLALQRNKFAEAQKIIVSAEEIATDSAIFARTQIVHTKYYSFIGQLDKAASNIKKLEQIIPKDSPSYLDLMLVKAAVNIKKKEFVEANEALKTINILLVNNPERSNVIQAEYLKADLLLHTSNFEEAINVYKRILPELKEEKLFYFEAKAAFNLSLSYYKQNAIEDANTSLDDAMAKATSFGFTGIELDCYDLKYNIEKTLGNYELALEYLVRYNRVRETAGLSLAGQMSNPEILGTIENLQSENNMLKAKTEEQTSELKGREMYSILLFVLLTLLSLLTMSLFKNNKLRARSNQALEGKNSALIDERDRAQDAAKIKADFLSTITHELRTPMYAVTGLTHLLLETEPRDDQKDHLETLQSSGEYLLSLIDNILDFNKLEANKVQLESIPFDLKKRVEDITVSLGNQAKDQLNNLNLEFDKSIPSRIKGDPVKISQILINLVGNAIKFTKNGNIWIRVNQVKQIDDKCLIHFEVEDNGKGISEEKQQDIFNNFTQEGSSTTREYGGTGLGLAIVKNLIELMGSKVELDSKIGRGSVFSFDLWFELPDSNKFYEENSTKGYDHFKEVEEYPEYKKPVRSNSNAEIKPEPKINEENKESTTTPVAPSTQDSSPENTEDKPRSNNDVIAIKQATPKDLIAKKILIVEDNKINQMITRKILEGKNFDCEIANNGIEALGKIKENQYDLVLMDIHMPGMDGKQCTREVRKFDRELPIIALTAVTLDESEKEFYEIGFDDIIPKPFKMNEFFEKIQKAFTNYQIY from the coding sequence ATGGCACAACAAACGGATCGACCGGTTTCTACGGAAAGCCAGCAGATCGCCGTGGACGCTATTCTTGATCGTGCTAATCTAGCACTTCAACGCAATAAATTTGCTGAGGCTCAAAAGATCATCGTAAGTGCAGAGGAAATTGCCACAGATTCTGCGATATTCGCTCGCACTCAAATTGTCCATACAAAATATTATTCCTTCATTGGTCAATTAGATAAGGCAGCAAGCAATATTAAAAAGCTTGAGCAAATCATACCTAAGGATTCGCCTTCTTACCTTGATCTCATGCTAGTTAAGGCAGCCGTCAACATCAAGAAAAAAGAGTTCGTTGAAGCTAACGAAGCGCTAAAAACAATTAACATCTTACTGGTTAACAATCCGGAAAGAAGTAATGTAATCCAAGCGGAATACTTGAAGGCAGATTTGTTATTACACACCAGCAATTTTGAAGAGGCGATTAACGTCTATAAGCGCATTCTTCCAGAGTTGAAAGAAGAAAAATTATTTTATTTTGAAGCAAAAGCCGCTTTCAACTTATCCTTATCCTATTACAAACAAAATGCAATTGAAGATGCAAATACTTCTCTCGATGACGCCATGGCTAAAGCGACAAGCTTTGGATTTACTGGAATTGAATTGGATTGCTACGATCTGAAATACAACATCGAAAAGACCCTAGGCAATTATGAGTTGGCCTTAGAATATTTAGTTAGATACAACAGAGTGCGAGAAACTGCTGGATTGTCACTGGCAGGTCAAATGAGCAATCCTGAAATACTGGGAACCATAGAAAACCTTCAGTCTGAAAATAACATGCTAAAGGCCAAAACAGAGGAACAAACCAGTGAGCTTAAGGGACGGGAGATGTATTCCATTTTGCTCTTTGTTTTGCTTACATTGCTTTCCCTGTTGACCATGTCTTTGTTCAAGAATAACAAGCTGCGCGCTAGAAGTAATCAAGCATTAGAAGGCAAAAATTCTGCGCTGATTGACGAGCGAGATCGAGCTCAAGATGCTGCTAAAATTAAAGCAGATTTCCTATCCACAATCACCCACGAGCTACGTACTCCTATGTATGCAGTAACTGGATTGACTCACTTATTGTTAGAGACAGAACCTAGAGATGATCAAAAGGATCATTTAGAAACATTACAATCTTCAGGAGAGTATTTGTTATCACTTATTGATAATATTCTAGATTTCAATAAATTAGAGGCTAATAAGGTACAATTGGAATCTATTCCTTTTGATCTTAAGAAGCGAGTGGAAGACATTACGGTTTCACTTGGAAATCAAGCAAAAGATCAACTGAATAACTTAAATCTAGAATTTGACAAATCGATCCCTAGCCGCATAAAAGGAGATCCAGTCAAAATTTCACAGATACTCATCAACTTAGTTGGAAATGCCATCAAGTTCACTAAAAACGGTAACATCTGGATACGCGTGAATCAAGTGAAGCAAATCGACGACAAGTGTTTGATTCATTTTGAAGTAGAAGATAACGGCAAAGGAATATCTGAAGAAAAGCAACAGGACATCTTTAATAACTTTACTCAAGAAGGATCTAGTACAACTAGAGAATATGGAGGTACTGGTTTAGGTCTTGCCATCGTGAAAAATTTGATAGAGCTGATGGGAAGTAAAGTTGAATTAGATAGTAAAATAGGTCGTGGTAGCGTCTTTTCTTTTGATTTGTGGTTTGAGCTTCCTGATTCTAATAAATTCTATGAAGAGAATTCTACTAAAGGATACGATCACTTTAAAGAGGTAGAAGAATATCCAGAATACAAAAAACCTGTACGTTCAAACTCAAATGCAGAAATAAAACCAGAGCCTAAGATAAACGAAGAAAATAAAGAATCAACAACGACACCTGTAGCGCCCTCAACTCAAGATTCAAGTCCTGAGAATACTGAAGACAAGCCTAGATCTAATAACGACGTCATAGCCATAAAACAGGCAACACCCAAAGACCTGATCGCTAAAAAGATTCTTATTGTAGAAGATAATAAGATCAATCAAATGATTACAAGGAAGATTCTAGAGGGGAAAAACTTTGATTGTGAAATTGCCAATAACGGTATTGAGGCTCTAGGAAAAATCAAAGAAAATCAATACGACCTTGTCCTTATGGATATCCACATGCCTGGAATGGATGGTAAACAATGCACAAGAGAAGTACGCAAGTTTGATCGTGAACTGCCTATCATAGCTCTTACCGCTGTTACCCTGGATGAATCTGAAAAAGAATTTTATGAGATAGGATTTGACGACATCATTCCTAAGCCTTTTAAAATGAATGAATTCTTTGAGAAAATTCAAAAGGCGTTTACAAATTACCAGATTTACTAA
- the lpxK gene encoding tetraacyldisaccharide 4'-kinase, which yields MTNLRFLLYPFSVLYDGITGLRNWGFDQGFLEQRQFDIPIIAVGNLSTGGTGKSPMIEYLIRQNSDKKVAVLSRGYGRKTRGFLEVFEKNTPVEVGDEPLQFKLKFKDSIVVAVCEKRVDGVETLLRNHQLDLILLDDAYQHRYVKASTYVLLTSYGQPFYYDHLLPAGNLRESRSGAYRASHIVVTKCPEDLSETEQQQIIKKINPKSYQGVYFSTIGYAAEAIGISGSLTLHKLSGQKITVITGIAKPDYFVSYLKEYMEVDHLYFPDHYNFTQKDIDRFREKELIITTEKDFVRLKQYNLEHVYYVPITMEFLGEAPKF from the coding sequence ATGACGAACCTTAGATTTTTACTATATCCATTTTCAGTGTTGTACGATGGTATTACTGGGTTACGTAATTGGGGTTTTGATCAAGGGTTTTTAGAGCAGCGGCAATTTGATATTCCCATCATTGCTGTTGGAAATCTGAGTACCGGCGGTACTGGAAAGTCACCTATGATCGAATACTTAATTCGGCAAAATTCCGATAAAAAAGTGGCAGTTCTAAGTCGTGGTTATGGTCGGAAAACGAGAGGGTTTCTAGAAGTTTTCGAAAAAAACACGCCAGTCGAGGTTGGAGATGAACCATTGCAATTCAAATTAAAATTTAAGGATTCTATTGTCGTTGCTGTATGTGAAAAACGTGTAGATGGAGTGGAAACCTTGCTGAGGAATCATCAATTGGACTTGATACTTCTAGATGATGCGTATCAACATCGATATGTTAAAGCGTCAACGTATGTCTTGCTCACTAGTTACGGTCAACCTTTTTATTATGATCACCTGCTTCCAGCTGGCAACTTGAGGGAATCCCGATCTGGAGCATATCGTGCCAGTCATATCGTAGTTACTAAATGTCCAGAGGATCTAAGTGAGACAGAGCAGCAACAGATCATCAAAAAAATAAATCCTAAAAGCTATCAAGGAGTTTATTTTTCTACTATCGGATATGCCGCCGAAGCGATAGGAATTTCAGGGAGCCTAACGCTTCATAAATTATCAGGTCAAAAAATTACCGTAATTACTGGAATTGCAAAGCCTGATTATTTTGTGAGTTATTTGAAAGAGTATATGGAAGTGGATCACTTATACTTTCCAGACCATTACAATTTTACTCAAAAAGATATTGACCGTTTTAGAGAAAAGGAACTCATTATCACAACTGAAAAAGATTTTGTGCGCCTAAAACAGTATAATTTGGAACATGTGTATTATGTTCCTATCACGATGGAATTTTTAGGAGAAGCTCCTAAATTTTAG
- a CDS encoding Nif3-like dinuclear metal center hexameric protein yields MKIQEVTDYLELLAPLHYAQDFDNVGLLVGDPATEVTGVLVTLDCLETVVDEAIASNCNLIISFHPIIFSGLKHLRTSDYVRRTVIKAIKNDIAIYATHTALDMAHGGVSYRMAQELNLTEVRTLIPEQNLIKKLSVHVPKSHASQLRESLFASGAGELGNYSECSFSIEGTGTFKGSKQSNPAIGTAGVRETLQEELLEITFLPHLEGTILKTMRENHPYEEVSYSLQTIENTYDRIGMGAIGFLKEEMSKEDFLKKIKSVFKTGVVRSSLSRKRTIQKIAVLGGSGAFAIQNAKRAGADAYITADLKYHDFFQGDDILLCDVGHYESEQFTKNLLHEYLSEKFSNFAILCAQTQTNPVNYI; encoded by the coding sequence ATGAAAATTCAAGAAGTTACCGATTATTTAGAGCTCTTAGCTCCTTTACACTACGCTCAAGATTTCGATAATGTAGGGTTGCTAGTGGGAGACCCTGCCACTGAAGTAACTGGAGTTCTAGTTACATTAGATTGCCTAGAAACGGTAGTTGATGAAGCGATTGCCAGTAACTGTAATTTGATTATTTCATTTCATCCAATTATTTTCTCTGGCCTGAAACACCTACGAACATCAGATTATGTGCGCAGGACTGTAATCAAAGCCATAAAAAATGATATTGCCATTTACGCAACTCATACCGCTCTGGACATGGCTCATGGCGGCGTAAGCTATCGAATGGCTCAAGAATTGAATCTGACAGAGGTGCGAACCTTAATTCCTGAACAAAACCTAATTAAAAAACTCTCGGTACATGTTCCAAAATCACATGCGAGTCAGCTCAGGGAATCCCTATTTGCTTCAGGAGCTGGAGAGTTAGGCAACTATAGCGAGTGTAGCTTTTCAATAGAAGGCACTGGCACCTTCAAAGGCAGTAAACAAAGTAATCCTGCAATAGGCACTGCAGGAGTTCGCGAGACTTTACAAGAAGAGCTCCTAGAAATTACATTTTTACCACATCTGGAGGGTACTATTCTTAAGACCATGAGAGAAAATCATCCTTATGAAGAGGTTTCTTACTCGCTTCAAACTATCGAGAACACTTATGATAGGATAGGAATGGGAGCGATTGGATTCTTAAAAGAAGAAATGAGTAAAGAAGATTTCCTAAAAAAGATAAAGTCTGTATTTAAAACAGGTGTGGTAAGAAGTTCGCTTTCGCGAAAGCGAACCATTCAAAAAATAGCGGTTCTAGGCGGGTCCGGTGCTTTTGCCATTCAAAATGCAAAGCGCGCTGGTGCGGATGCCTACATCACGGCAGACTTAAAATACCATGATTTTTTCCAAGGTGACGACATCCTTCTTTGCGATGTGGGACATTATGAGAGTGAACAGTTTACAAAAAACCTTTTACACGAATATCTTAGTGAAAAATTTAGTAATTTTGCAATCCTTTGCGCACAGACGCAAACAAACCCTGTAAATTATATATAG
- a CDS encoding zinc ribbon domain-containing protein: protein MAKKTEATVEDKLRELYDLQLIDSRIDEIRNVRGELPLEVQDLEDEVEGLNTRLAKLDAHLEDLNEQIKGKKNLIEESKTLIKKYSEQQKNVRNNREFNSLSKEIEFQELEIELAEKHIREFKAQIEQQNEVIKDSKERVEQRAEHLKHKKEELAEILKETEKEEQALMKMSSDHADSIEPRLMKAYSKIRHSVKNGLAVVPIERGASGGSYFTIPPQVQVEIASRKKVITDEHSGRILVDAALAHEQAEKMNSVFDKL, encoded by the coding sequence ATGGCAAAAAAGACCGAGGCAACTGTAGAAGACAAGTTAAGAGAGCTTTACGACCTACAACTAATCGATTCTAGGATAGATGAGATACGCAACGTACGTGGTGAATTGCCACTAGAAGTTCAAGATCTTGAGGATGAAGTGGAAGGATTGAATACCCGCCTAGCAAAACTTGATGCGCACCTAGAGGACCTAAACGAGCAAATCAAAGGCAAGAAAAACTTGATCGAGGAGTCTAAAACTCTTATCAAGAAATACTCTGAGCAGCAAAAGAACGTACGTAACAATCGTGAATTCAACTCTTTATCTAAGGAAATTGAATTTCAAGAATTGGAAATCGAGCTGGCTGAAAAGCACATACGCGAATTCAAAGCACAGATAGAGCAACAAAACGAAGTGATCAAGGACAGCAAGGAACGCGTAGAACAACGTGCTGAACACTTAAAGCATAAGAAAGAAGAACTTGCTGAAATCTTGAAAGAGACAGAGAAAGAAGAGCAAGCGCTTATGAAGATGTCTAGCGATCATGCAGACTCTATCGAACCACGATTGATGAAAGCTTATTCTAAGATCAGACATAGCGTTAAAAATGGTCTTGCAGTAGTGCCGATTGAAAGAGGAGCTTCTGGAGGATCTTACTTCACTATTCCACCACAAGTACAGGTAGAGATTGCGAGTCGCAAGAAAGTAATTACTGACGAGCACTCTGGACGTATCTTAGTAGATGCAGCTTTAGCACATGAGCAAGCTGAAAAAATGAATAGCGTTTTTGACAAGCTATAA
- the msrA gene encoding peptide-methionine (S)-S-oxide reductase MsrA, whose translation MKLLSLLLVMFAANSCNQTTGETSTDTAMSKDPVEVPASAEGMEKAYFASGCFWCVEEIFESVKGVEEAISGYSGGETQNPTYQDHADHAEANEIIYNPEVVSFETLVDVYFASQDIEQVNGQGPDRGKSYRSIIFYQNDQQKQIIEDKVAALESEGYDVAAEVKPFTKFWVAEDYHQDYARLNPNNGYIQNVSIPRWKRFAAKMPGVLKEDVSH comes from the coding sequence ATGAAACTATTGAGTTTATTATTAGTAATGTTTGCTGCAAACAGCTGCAATCAAACGACAGGTGAAACTTCTACTGATACTGCAATGAGCAAAGATCCTGTAGAGGTGCCAGCCTCTGCAGAAGGTATGGAGAAGGCTTATTTTGCCAGCGGTTGTTTTTGGTGTGTAGAAGAAATATTTGAAAGTGTAAAAGGGGTGGAAGAAGCCATATCGGGTTACAGTGGTGGCGAGACCCAAAACCCTACTTATCAGGATCATGCAGACCATGCTGAAGCAAATGAGATCATTTATAATCCAGAGGTAGTTAGTTTTGAAACTTTAGTGGATGTTTATTTTGCCTCTCAAGATATCGAACAAGTAAATGGTCAAGGACCGGATCGTGGAAAGTCCTACAGGAGCATTATATTTTATCAAAACGATCAACAAAAGCAAATCATTGAAGATAAAGTCGCAGCCTTAGAATCAGAAGGTTATGATGTCGCTGCTGAGGTAAAACCCTTCACAAAATTTTGGGTAGCGGAAGATTACCACCAGGATTATGCAAGACTGAACCCTAATAATGGGTACATTCAAAATGTTAGCATTCCACGCTGGAAACGCTTTGCCGCCAAGATGCCTGGCGTTCTTAAAGAAGATGTAAGTCATTGA
- the asnB gene encoding asparagine synthase B, translating into MCGIVGVFDLKKDSASQRQDVLELSKKLRHRGPDWSGIYCGEKAILAHERLTIVDPQSGGQPLYSPDGKIVLAVNGEIYNHQKIREQYSSYEFQTKSDCEVILALYQDKGVNFMDVLNGMYSFALYDSEKDVFLCARDHQGIIPLYYGTDEMGQFYVASELKALEGTCNEIAPFPPGNYYYSEDKEFTKWYDRDWKDYDAVKDNTSSVKELRKAMEDSVHRHLMSDVPYGVLLSGGLDSSIVSAVAKKYAARRVESGDYADAWWPQLHSFAIGLEGSPDLAAAETVAEHIGTVHHSVNFTIQEGLDAIKDVIYYLETYDVTTVRASTPMYLLARVIKSMGIKMVLSGEGSDEIFGGYLYFHKAPSAEEFHKETVRKLDTLHLYDNLRANKSLAAWGIEGRVPFLDKEFMDVAMRLNPKDKMCGNGKMEKHILREAFEDYLPKSVAWRQKEQFSDGVGYSWIDTLKETVNALVTDEMMESAKFKFKINPPQSKEEYYYRSIFSEHFPSDAAASCVPSVKSVACSTPIALEWDAAFKNMNDPSGRAVAGVHDDGY; encoded by the coding sequence ATGTGCGGAATCGTAGGAGTATTTGACCTGAAAAAAGACAGTGCCAGCCAAAGGCAAGATGTGCTAGAACTTTCAAAAAAACTGAGGCATCGCGGACCTGACTGGTCCGGGATCTATTGCGGCGAGAAAGCTATTCTTGCCCACGAACGCTTAACTATCGTGGACCCTCAATCTGGCGGGCAACCCTTATACAGTCCTGATGGTAAAATCGTTCTTGCTGTAAACGGTGAGATCTACAATCACCAAAAGATACGCGAGCAATACAGCAGCTATGAGTTCCAAACTAAATCTGACTGTGAGGTTATTCTAGCTCTATATCAAGATAAGGGCGTGAACTTCATGGATGTACTTAACGGTATGTATAGTTTTGCCCTTTACGACAGCGAGAAAGATGTTTTCCTGTGTGCGCGGGATCATCAAGGAATCATTCCGTTGTATTATGGAACTGATGAAATGGGACAATTCTACGTTGCGAGTGAATTAAAGGCGCTGGAAGGAACATGCAATGAGATCGCTCCATTCCCTCCAGGAAATTATTATTATAGTGAAGACAAAGAATTTACCAAATGGTACGATCGCGATTGGAAAGACTATGATGCGGTAAAGGACAATACCAGCTCTGTAAAAGAATTGCGCAAGGCAATGGAAGATAGTGTTCACAGACATTTGATGAGCGATGTTCCTTACGGCGTATTGCTTTCAGGTGGATTGGATAGCTCTATTGTAAGTGCAGTTGCTAAGAAATATGCTGCACGACGCGTGGAGTCTGGTGATTATGCAGACGCCTGGTGGCCACAGCTACACTCGTTTGCTATAGGCCTAGAAGGAAGTCCAGATCTTGCGGCAGCAGAAACCGTTGCAGAACATATAGGAACGGTACATCACAGCGTGAACTTTACCATTCAGGAAGGTCTCGACGCGATCAAAGATGTCATATACTACCTAGAAACTTATGATGTGACTACAGTGAGAGCCTCCACGCCTATGTATTTATTGGCGCGGGTCATCAAGTCCATGGGAATCAAGATGGTACTTTCTGGAGAAGGTAGCGATGAAATTTTTGGAGGTTATCTGTACTTTCATAAGGCTCCTAGCGCTGAAGAATTTCATAAAGAAACCGTTCGCAAACTGGACACGCTGCACTTGTACGACAATCTGCGCGCTAATAAATCATTAGCTGCTTGGGGTATTGAAGGGCGTGTTCCTTTCCTAGATAAAGAATTTATGGATGTAGCGATGCGATTAAATCCAAAAGATAAAATGTGTGGCAACGGTAAAATGGAAAAGCACATTTTACGTGAGGCTTTTGAGGACTACCTTCCTAAAAGTGTTGCGTGGAGACAGAAAGAGCAATTTAGCGATGGTGTAGGCTACAGCTGGATAGACACCTTAAAAGAAACCGTGAATGCATTAGTGACAGACGAGATGATGGAATCTGCCAAGTTTAAATTCAAAATTAACCCACCTCAAAGCAAGGAAGAATACTACTACCGCAGCATTTTCAGCGAGCACTTCCCTAGCGACGCCGCAGCGAGCTGTGTACCTTCTGTTAAGTCTGTGGCCTGCTCCACGCCTATCGCACTTGAATGGGATGCAGCGTTTAAAAATATGAACGACCCGTCTGGTAGAGCGGTCGCTGGCGTGCATGATGACGGATATTAA
- a CDS encoding anthranilate synthase component I family protein has product MNTFKPNTLHQILLADTMTPVGIYMRLRDKYPGSILLESNEYGQRSNSYSFICCNPVATFEIDYAQISITTPDQNIEEQEFSTDYDLVKGLEKFKNRFDPGSTDFPFPTNGLFGYLSYDAVQLFENIEFAKHKIVDEEAIPLVHYQVFQNVLVFDHYHNQLYVFDHVYENGTSKMENLINIIQHRDIAKYDFSTNGNEESEMSDADFKQLVEKGKEHCKRGDVFQIVLSRKFTQAYKGDDFNVYRQLRAINPSPYLFYFDYGNFRIFGSSPEAQLLIKNDKASIQPIAGTYKRTGDDTADLTAAQELKKDPKETAEHVMLVDLARNDLSRHAREVEVTDYQNIHFYSHVIHMVSTVQGTIEEEDRIPLIGDTFPAGTLSGAPKFRAMQLIDQYENSARQFYGGAIGYLGFDGSFNHAIIIRTILSSNNKIHFRAGAGVVVDSDLESENQEVYNKTNALRKAIQQANQQ; this is encoded by the coding sequence ATGAACACTTTTAAACCAAATACATTACATCAAATACTCCTAGCGGACACCATGACACCCGTAGGGATTTACATGAGGTTGCGCGATAAGTATCCAGGAAGTATTTTACTAGAAAGCAACGAATACGGGCAGCGCAGTAACAGCTATTCTTTCATTTGTTGCAATCCCGTAGCGACTTTTGAGATTGATTACGCGCAAATTTCCATTACCACTCCAGATCAAAACATTGAGGAGCAAGAATTCTCAACTGATTATGACCTAGTAAAAGGTCTGGAAAAATTTAAGAATCGATTTGATCCTGGTAGCACTGATTTTCCTTTTCCAACGAATGGTCTTTTCGGTTACCTAAGTTACGACGCGGTCCAATTGTTTGAGAATATTGAGTTTGCAAAGCATAAGATTGTAGATGAAGAAGCGATTCCGCTGGTTCACTATCAGGTATTTCAAAATGTGTTGGTCTTTGATCATTATCACAATCAGCTGTATGTTTTTGATCATGTATATGAAAACGGAACTTCTAAAATGGAGAACCTCATCAACATCATTCAGCACCGCGATATTGCCAAATATGACTTTTCCACCAACGGCAATGAAGAATCAGAAATGTCTGATGCTGATTTCAAACAACTGGTAGAAAAAGGGAAAGAACACTGTAAGCGTGGTGACGTCTTTCAAATCGTTCTATCTAGGAAGTTCACTCAAGCCTACAAAGGTGATGATTTCAACGTATATCGCCAGTTACGGGCCATCAACCCTAGTCCATATCTTTTCTATTTTGATTATGGAAATTTCAGGATTTTCGGATCTTCGCCAGAGGCACAATTGCTTATCAAAAATGACAAGGCGAGCATCCAGCCCATCGCTGGAACATACAAAAGAACTGGCGATGACACTGCAGATCTTACTGCTGCTCAAGAACTCAAAAAAGATCCTAAAGAAACTGCAGAACATGTGATGCTGGTAGATCTGGCCCGAAATGATTTGAGCCGTCACGCTAGAGAGGTTGAAGTGACCGATTACCAAAACATCCATTTCTACTCACACGTGATCCACATGGTCAGCACGGTTCAAGGAACTATTGAGGAAGAAGATAGAATACCATTGATAGGAGATACGTTTCCAGCAGGTACCTTAAGCGGCGCTCCTAAATTTCGAGCAATGCAGCTTATAGATCAATATGAAAATAGTGCGAGACAGTTTTACGGCGGCGCAATAGGCTACCTTGGCTTTGATGGAAGCTTCAACCATGCGATTATCATTAGAACCATATTATCCAGCAATAACAAAATTCACTTTAGAGCCGGAGCTGGGGTAGTTGTCGACAGCGATCTAGAAAGCGAAAATCAAGAAGTTTATAATAAAACAAATGCCTTGAGAAAGGCGATTCAACAAGCAAATCAACAATAG
- a CDS encoding anthranilate synthase component II yields the protein MKKSPNILVIDNYDSFTYNLVHYLEDLDAMVTVVRNDKIEPKETLEYDAIILSPGPGIPREAGKLMEIIEAAKDSTPILGICLGHQAITEAFGGTIVNLEKVYHGIATVMEHDDSSFFDQVDQKFEAGRYHSWNAQESDFPNVLQITARDENGQIMALKHKELPIYGVQFHPESVMTPQGKTMLKNFLATL from the coding sequence ATGAAAAAGTCGCCCAACATACTGGTTATAGACAACTACGACTCGTTCACCTACAATCTGGTGCACTATCTGGAAGATCTTGATGCGATGGTGACCGTGGTAAGAAATGATAAAATCGAACCCAAGGAAACCTTAGAATACGATGCCATTATTTTATCGCCTGGACCAGGAATCCCGCGTGAGGCTGGAAAACTGATGGAGATCATTGAAGCAGCAAAGGATTCAACTCCGATTTTAGGAATCTGCTTGGGACACCAGGCGATTACAGAAGCTTTTGGCGGCACCATCGTCAATCTTGAAAAAGTATATCATGGTATTGCTACGGTGATGGAGCACGATGACAGCTCGTTTTTTGATCAAGTGGATCAAAAGTTTGAAGCTGGTCGTTACCACTCGTGGAACGCCCAAGAATCTGATTTTCCTAACGTACTTCAAATCACCGCCCGAGATGAAAACGGTCAAATCATGGCTCTCAAGCACAAAGAACTGCCCATCTATGGCGTTCAGTTTCATCCAGAAAGCGTGATGACGCCACAGGGAAAAACGATGCTCAAGAACTTTTTAGCCACACTCTAG